From the Ciconia boyciana chromosome 28, ASM3463844v1, whole genome shotgun sequence genome, one window contains:
- the LOC140644656 gene encoding LOW QUALITY PROTEIN: lutropin subunit beta-like (The sequence of the model RefSeq protein was modified relative to this genomic sequence to represent the inferred CDS: deleted 2 bases in 1 codon): MVEKTDFLVLVLVTLMGTPMSLGIPIAMGGPIAVGDHMVVGSPMALGGPMVVGGPGRPPCRPINVTVAVEKDECPQCLAVTTTAAGGLTKSAEPVYRSPLGAPSQAACTYFGVRYGRWVLGGCPSTRTDPGVTVPVALGCRCGRCSVATADCTVAGLGPAFCGAPGGFGGQ, translated from the exons ATGGTGGAGAAAACGGATTTCCTG gtgctggtgctggtgacATTGATGGGGACCCCCATGTCCTTGGGGATCCCCATAGCTATGGGGGGCCCCATAGCAGTCGGGGACCACATGGTTGTGGGGAGCCCCATGGCTTTGGGGGGCCCCATGGTTGTGGGGGGTCCTGGTCGCCCCCCGTGTCGTCCCATCAACGTGACGGTGGCCGTGGAGAAGGACGagtgtccccagtgcctggCCGTGACCac AACGGCGGCGGGCGGATTAACGAAGAGCGCG GAGCCGGTGTACCGCAGCCCCCTGGGCGCCCCGTCTCAGGCAGCCTGTACCTATTTCGGGGTGCGCTACGggcggtgggtgctggggggctgcccctCCACC AGGACCGACCCCGGCGTCACCGTCCCGGTGGCCCTGGGCTGCCGCTGCGGCCGCTGCTCCGTGGCCACGGCCGACTGCACCGTCGCCGGATTGGGCCCCGCCTTCTGCGGAGCCCCGGGGGGGTTCGGGGGGCAATAA